In Sphaeramia orbicularis chromosome 14, fSphaOr1.1, whole genome shotgun sequence, the following are encoded in one genomic region:
- the csf1rb gene encoding macrophage colony-stimulating factor 1 receptor 2, with amino-acid sequence MWVHFLLLSIVFSGCRSSDDPPPPLIHLNSDLQPNQSEVVLTSGTSFILRCHGNGTVQWSKFSLANASGLPDPLVVENADPKTTGTYLCGYTDQNLRHLDTWIHLYVKYPTDSTNVFITPRKSLQTVKEGEDFRFKCLLTDPSVKNVTLRSLNRGQGLPHGMNVTFDPKRGALIRDVQMSYKGFYMCSGKRDGKEVNSAPLELQVNHRLRSLPLLNVSQDKVILLVGEKFEVTCSVSNPSNFYTLTWTHPHRQVLDILRFDSYDGLYRQTQTLTVSEVNLTDSGMYTCTAVNEAGVATATTHLTVIDRPYLKIYLHVPQHANASSSVVEANGHLVSNVSTNKTVDGTVNRVHINGSSRLEVSDGRDVMLSFLLEAYPPITEHHWMTPKHVTSDNDTVYEESYISDGYRLEARLLLRRVRQEDRGQYSFHFSNSFFSGSQTVNLKIHYRPSAKITLENNTLTCQSFGYPLPTIQWFTCPGQQDRCGTDSTNQLSVTDEADEDEEELEEESEEFMQEEEEDEEENVEYLRLPLSDDDDVTVTVTCVAANHMGESFHVAHIQQPLSATSTLFTPLLIGALSSAAVLLLLLSVALYKWKQKPKYEIRWKIIESTDGNHYTFVDPTQLPYNQKWEFPRDKLRLGAVLGSGAFGKVVEATAYGLGTDNNVTRVAVKMLKPSAHSEEREALMSELKILSHLGYHDNIVNLLGACTRGGPMLMITEYCCHGDLLNFLRSEAHDFVASILNVGEVTEEVFYKNMTSLNARLRSDSGISCSSDYQEMQPVLSPGQTQSGVLTHSLSVEDLMRFSYQVAQGLDFLSTRNCIHRDVAARNVLLTDRRIAKICDFGLARDIRNDDSYIVQGNARLPVKWMAPESIFECVYTVQSDVWSYGVLLWEIFSLGKSPYPNIAVDTNFYKMIKDGRHMDQPDFAPAEMYKLMTLCWNLEATQRPTFKTIGQLIRRLVPSISDKTPHRKDQSMYRNINECHEEEEDEEMRGGDKLKREDEEHGQRDHRPDAEEMEPMIHNIYQLS; translated from the exons ATGTGGGTCCATTTTCTGCTGCTGTCGATCGTCTTCAGCGGCTGCCGCTCATCTGACG ATCCTCCCCCTCCATTGATTCATCTGAACTCTGACCTCCAGCCCAACCAGTCTGAGGTGGTTTTAACCTCTGGGACCTCCTTCATACTCCGTTGCCATGGTAATGGAACTGTACAGTGGTCGAAGTTCAGTTTGGCTAATGCATCTGGACTCCCTGACCCCCTGGTGGTCGAGAATGCGGATCCCAAAACCACTGGTACATATCTCTGTGGATACACTGACCAGAACCTGAGACACCTGGACACTTGGATCCACCTTTATGtgaaat ACCCAACTGACTCCACCAATGTGTTTATCACACCGCGCAAAAGCTTGCAGACTGTCAAGGAGGGTGAGGACTTCCGGTTCAAATGTCTGCTGACCGACCCATCCGTCAAAAATGTCACCCTCCGATCATTAAACAGGGGGCAGGGCCTTCCCCATGGCATGAACGTGACCTTTGACCCAAAGAGGGGAGCCCTGATTCGAGATGTGCAGATGTCATACAAAGGTTTCTACATGTGTTCAGGAAAAAGAGATGGAAAAGAGGTCAATTCGGCTCCGCTGGAACTCCAAGTGAACCACA GGCTGCGTTCTCTTCCATTACTCAATGTCAGTCAGGATAAAGTTATCCTTCTGGTCGGTGAGAAGTTTGAGGTCACATGTTCAGTCAGCAACCCCTCTAACTTCTACACCCTCACCtggacacacccacacagacag GTGTTGGACATCCTCCGCTTCGACAGCTACGATGGACTGTACAGACAGACTCAAACGTTGACGGTGTCTGAGGTCAATCTGACGGACAGTGGGATGTACACCTGTACTGCCGTCAATGAAGCTGGAGTCGCCACGGCAACCACACACCTCACAGTAATTG ATCGTCCCTACTTGAAGATCTACCTCCATGTGCCACaacatgctaatgctagcagcAGTGTGGTGGAAGCGAACGGACACCTGGTGTCTAATGTTAGCACCAATAAAACAGTGGATGGCACTGTTAACCGTGTTCACATTAATGGCAGCAGTAGGCTGGAGGTGTCTGATGGCAGAGACGTGATGCTGAGCTTTCTACTGGAGGCATATCCACCAATCACAGAGCACCACTGGATGACCCCAAAACATGTCACCAGTGACAATGACACTGTGTATGAAGAGAGCTACATATCTGATGGCTACAG GTTGGAGGCCAGGCTGCTGCTGAGGCGCGTTCGTCAGGAGGACAGAGGGCAATATTCCTTTCACTTCTCTAACTCATTCTTCAGCGGCTCCCAAACAGTTAACCTCAAAATACACT ATCGTCCAAGTGCTAAGATCACTTTGGAGAACAACACACTGACCTGCCAAAGCTTTGGATATCCATTACCCACAATCCAATGGTTCACCTGCCCCGGACAACAGGACAG ATGTGGGACTGACTCGACCAATCAGCTGTCTGTGACTGATGAGgctgatgaagatgaggaggagctggaggaagaGTCAGAGGAGTTcatgcaggaggaggaggaggatgaggaagagaatGTGGAATACCTGCGTCTGCCACtgtcagatgatgatgatgtgactGTGACTGTGACGTGCGTCGCCGCCAATCACATGGGAGAGTCATTTCACGTCGCTCATATTC AACAGCCTCTTTCAGCCACCTCAACCCTCTTTACACCTCTTCTGATTGGAGCTCTGAGTTCTGCTGcggtcctcctcctgctcttatCGGTGGCTCTGTACAAGTGGAAACAG AAACCCAAATATGAGATTCGCTGGAAGATCATTGAAAGCACAGATGGAAACCACTACACCTTTGTTGATCCAACTCAGCTGCCGTACAACCAGAAGTGGGAGTTTCCCAGAGACAAACTTCGTCTTG GTGCTGTTTTGGGTTCGGGGGCGTTTGGGAAGGTTGTTGAGGCAACAGCATACGGTCTGGGAACCGACAACAACGTGACTCGAGTCGCTGTCAAGATGTTAAAAC caagtGCTCACTCGGAGGAACGTGAGGCTCTCATGTCGGAGCTTAAGATTCTCAGCCATCTTGGTTACCATGACAACATCGTGAATCTGCTGGGTGCATGCACTCGAGGAG GGCCCATGTTGATGATCACGGAGTACTGTTGCCATGGCGATCTGCTCAACTTTTTGCGATCTGAAGCTCATGATTTCGTGGCATCGATTCTGAATGTGGGCGAAGTAACAGAGGAGGTTTTCTACAAGAACATGACAAGTCTGAATGCACGACTCCGGAG TGACAGTGGGATCTCGTGTAGTTCAGACTATCAGGAGATGCAACCGGTTCTGAGTCCAGGGCAAACACAGTCAG GTGTTCTGACACACAGTCTGTCAGTTGAAGATCTCATGAGGTTTTCTTATCAGGTGGCTCAGGGTCTGGATTTCCTGTCCACCAGGAAT TGTATCCACAGAGATGTAGCAGCAAGGAATGTCCTGCTGACCGACCGTCGCATTGCAAAGATCTGTGACTTTGGTTTGGCCAGAGACATTCGCAATGACGACAGCTACATTGTCCAAGGAAAT GCCCGTCTTCCTGTTAAATGGATGGCTCCTGAGAGTATTTTTGAGTGTGTCTACACTGTCCAGAGTGACGTCTGGTCTTATGGGGTCCTGCTCTGGGAGATCTTCTCTCTCG GTAAAAGTCCATATCCAAACATTGCTGTGGATACCAACTTCTACAAGATGATTAAAGACGGCCGCCACATGGATCAACCTGACTTCGCTCCAGCAGAGAT